In Trueperaceae bacterium, one DNA window encodes the following:
- a CDS encoding UDP-glucose--hexose-1-phosphate uridylyltransferase, which yields MSATQFLPAEHPHRRYDPLGDRWVVVSPHRTKRPWQGQVERPAPDDRPAYDPTCYLCPGNARAGGGTNPRYQHTFVFTNDFPALVPDAPEPPAGDAVFRWGRASGTCRVVCFSPRHDLSFAELDASARERVVDVWAEQVAELERSYRWVQVFENRGAAMGASNPHPHGQVWAIDAVPTEAARELETQRAHLAAHGSPLLLDYARAELARGERVVAANEAWLAVVPFWATWPYELLIVPHARHVARLPDLHAGERAALARLCGEAFARLDNLFATSFPYTFGWHGAPARTPGTEGWQLHAHVYPPLLRSATVRKFMVGFEMLAEPQRDITPEQAAARLAALPAVHYRSGT from the coding sequence GTGAGCGCGACGCAGTTCCTCCCCGCGGAGCACCCGCACCGCCGCTACGACCCGCTGGGCGACAGGTGGGTCGTGGTGTCGCCGCACAGGACGAAGCGCCCCTGGCAGGGCCAGGTCGAGAGGCCGGCGCCGGACGACCGCCCCGCCTACGACCCTACCTGTTACCTCTGCCCCGGCAACGCGCGGGCGGGGGGCGGGACGAACCCGCGCTACCAGCACACCTTCGTCTTCACCAACGACTTCCCCGCCCTGGTGCCGGACGCGCCCGAGCCGCCGGCGGGCGACGCCGTCTTCCGCTGGGGCCGCGCGTCCGGCACGTGCCGCGTCGTCTGCTTCTCGCCGCGGCACGACCTCTCGTTCGCCGAGCTCGACGCGTCCGCCAGGGAGCGGGTCGTGGACGTCTGGGCCGAGCAGGTCGCGGAGCTCGAGCGCTCCTACCGCTGGGTGCAGGTCTTCGAGAACAGGGGCGCGGCCATGGGCGCCTCGAACCCGCATCCCCACGGGCAGGTCTGGGCCATCGACGCGGTGCCGACCGAGGCCGCGCGCGAGCTCGAGACGCAGCGAGCCCACCTCGCCGCCCACGGGTCCCCCCTGCTCCTCGACTACGCGAGGGCCGAGCTGGCGCGGGGCGAGAGGGTCGTGGCCGCGAACGAGGCCTGGCTCGCCGTCGTGCCCTTCTGGGCGACGTGGCCCTACGAGCTGCTGATCGTCCCGCACGCCCGGCACGTGGCCCGCCTGCCCGACCTCCACGCGGGGGAGCGCGCCGCGCTGGCGCGCCTCTGCGGCGAGGCGTTCGCCAGGCTCGACAACCTCTTCGCGACGAGCTTCCCCTACACCTTCGGCTGGCACGGCGCCCCCGCGCGCACGCCGGGCACCGAGGGATGGCAGCTCCACGCCCACGTCTACCCCCCGCTCCTGCGCTCGGCGACGGTGCGCAAGTTCATGGTCGGCTTCGAGATGCTGGCCGAGCCGCAGCGCGACATCACGCCGGAGCAGGCGGCGGCGCGCCTCGCGGCGCTGCCGGCGGTCCACTACCGGAGCGGCACGTGA
- the galK gene encoding galactokinase has translation MRPARERALAAFAAAYGREATHLAWGPGRVNLIGEHTDYNDGFVLPMALERRAYLAFAPRHDGAVRLVATDLGAEGAFTLAEVAPGTPPRAAAPGAGQASWLDYPKGVAWALAHDLGAGALAGFDGALASDVPRGAGLSSSAAVELAVAAALLRPHEAGPEGWDVRAVARAAQRAENAWVGVATGIMDQLVGAAAVAGCALLIDCRDLSFEPVPLPDDVAVAVLDTGTRRGLVGSAYDDRRAACERVAAALGAPALRDVTIADLRASAHRLDATDLRRSEHVVAEIARALAAADALEAGDATACGRLMDESHASLRDLFEVSSPALDAIVAAARAAPGCLGARMTGAGFGGCAVALVEAAAVDGFATATRDGYERATGTAATVYVSAAGPGAGATAL, from the coding sequence GTGAGGCCCGCCCGCGAGAGGGCGCTCGCGGCCTTCGCCGCGGCGTACGGGCGCGAGGCGACGCACCTGGCCTGGGGGCCGGGCCGGGTGAACCTCATCGGCGAGCACACCGACTACAACGACGGCTTCGTCCTGCCCATGGCGCTCGAGCGCCGCGCCTACCTGGCCTTCGCCCCTCGGCACGACGGCGCGGTGCGGCTCGTCGCCACTGACCTCGGCGCCGAGGGCGCCTTCACCCTGGCGGAGGTGGCGCCGGGCACGCCGCCGCGCGCCGCGGCGCCCGGGGCCGGCCAGGCGAGCTGGCTCGACTACCCGAAGGGCGTCGCCTGGGCCCTGGCGCACGACCTCGGCGCGGGCGCGCTGGCGGGCTTCGACGGCGCCCTGGCGTCGGACGTGCCGCGCGGCGCCGGCCTCTCGTCCTCGGCCGCCGTCGAGCTGGCGGTGGCGGCGGCGCTGCTCAGGCCGCACGAGGCGGGACCGGAGGGCTGGGACGTGCGCGCGGTGGCCCGCGCCGCCCAGCGCGCAGAGAACGCCTGGGTGGGCGTGGCCACGGGGATCATGGACCAGCTCGTCGGCGCGGCGGCGGTGGCGGGCTGCGCCCTGCTGATCGACTGCCGGGACCTGTCGTTCGAGCCGGTCCCCCTGCCGGACGACGTGGCCGTGGCCGTGCTCGACACCGGCACGCGGCGAGGCCTCGTGGGCAGCGCCTACGACGACAGGCGCGCCGCCTGCGAGCGCGTGGCCGCCGCCCTCGGCGCGCCGGCGCTGCGCGACGTCACTATCGCCGACCTGCGCGCCTCCGCCCACAGGCTGGACGCCACCGACCTGAGGCGGTCCGAGCACGTCGTGGCCGAGATCGCGCGGGCCCTGGCCGCCGCCGACGCCCTCGAGGCCGGCGACGCCACGGCCTGCGGCCGCCTCATGGACGAGAGCCACGCGAGCCTGCGGGACCTCTTCGAGGTGTCGTCGCCGGCGCTCGACGCGATCGTCGCGGCGGCGCGCGCCGCGCCCGGCTGCCTGGGGGCGCGCATGACGGGCGCGGGCTTCGGCGGCTGCGCCGTGGCGCTGGTGGAGGCAGCCGCCGTGGACGGCTTCGCCACCGCCACCCGCGACGGGTACGAGCGCGCCACGGGGACAGCTGCCACGGTGTACGTGAGCGCCGCCGGCCCGGGGGCGGGCGCGACGGCGCTGTGA